One Arthrobacter sp. FW306-07-I genomic window carries:
- a CDS encoding acetylxylan esterase, translated as MPLFDLPLAQLRSYTSDVTPPEDLGAFWDATLDEARAFPLNATFEPVENYLTVIDTFDVTFSGFGGAPVKGWLHLPAIREAGARLPVVVNYIGYSGGRGLVNQDTRWAQAGYAHFIMDTRGQGYGGTLGHTADPHPSAGDVAHAGLMTRGIASREDYYYRRVYVDAFRAVEAAQAHPAVDATKVVLAGVSQGGGLVVATAGLTAGRLDGVIAALPDVPFLQDFPRAIDITPRGPYPEIAQFLARHRERYDDILAVLNYFDGVNLARYATAPALYSAAQMDDICPPSTVFASFNAYGSGTSGASATGAVKDIEVYRFNNHEGGQEHHWIRQLVFLRKILG; from the coding sequence ATGCCCCTCTTCGACCTTCCCCTGGCACAGCTGCGCAGCTACACCTCCGATGTCACGCCGCCGGAAGACCTGGGCGCGTTCTGGGATGCCACTCTCGACGAAGCCCGGGCCTTTCCGCTCAACGCCACCTTCGAGCCGGTCGAGAACTACCTCACGGTGATCGACACTTTCGACGTCACCTTCTCCGGCTTTGGCGGCGCGCCGGTCAAAGGCTGGCTGCACCTGCCTGCCATCAGGGAGGCAGGTGCCCGGCTTCCGGTGGTGGTGAACTACATCGGTTATTCCGGCGGCCGTGGCCTGGTCAACCAGGACACGCGCTGGGCACAGGCCGGATACGCGCATTTCATTATGGACACCCGGGGCCAGGGGTACGGCGGCACTCTGGGGCACACCGCGGACCCCCATCCGTCAGCCGGGGACGTGGCACACGCGGGCCTGATGACCAGGGGCATCGCCAGCCGCGAGGACTACTACTACCGCCGCGTCTACGTTGACGCCTTCCGCGCGGTGGAAGCGGCCCAGGCCCACCCCGCCGTCGACGCCACAAAAGTAGTGCTGGCCGGAGTCAGCCAGGGTGGCGGGCTGGTGGTGGCCACGGCGGGGCTCACCGCCGGAAGGCTCGACGGCGTCATCGCCGCGCTGCCCGACGTTCCGTTCCTGCAGGACTTCCCCCGCGCCATCGACATCACCCCACGGGGACCGTACCCGGAGATCGCCCAGTTCCTGGCCCGGCACCGGGAGCGCTACGACGACATCCTCGCCGTCCTCAACTACTTCGACGGCGTCAACCTGGCCCGGTACGCCACGGCGCCGGCGCTGTACTCGGCTGCCCAGATGGACGATATCTGCCCACCGTCCACCGTCTTCGCCAGCTTCAATGCCTACGGCTCCGGAACATCCGGCGCATCCGCCACCGGAGCTGTAAAGGACATCGAGGTGTACCGGTTCAACAACCACGAAGGCGGCCAGGAACATCACTGGATCCGGCAGCTGGTGTTTCTGCGCAAGATTCTGGGGTAG